A region of Reichenbachiella carrageenanivorans DNA encodes the following proteins:
- a CDS encoding glycoside hydrolase family 2 TIM barrel-domain containing protein yields MKKLILSLAIVITSQALFAQVTDIISLNGVVPFEQTQTAFPPSKFTRTIPVPGLIDLAKPRIDQYEAYFSGTQQPRYNWYKFTFKVPKSKQNKTAILTALKSRFNTQVLLNGIDLGTYMQNNTPIDVDLSDYLVYGKENVLLLRLGERAWMPKDAATGFDREKYTDIPGIWDDISISFGGPIRVHRALALPDLASQQATVKIQLENYAKILERNTEYSAIEYTLKAHIREKKSGTIVTDTKTISGKIQCQIEQQELQLIFDFNQDIQPWSPADPFLYEAVVEVSADRRFFDDFGNSESIKPADDQPWIGPSDLETVTFGMRDFKSVEKSFQLNGQEIALFGSTLTLNRFFEDRDRAHLPWDREWVEKMMIEIPSAMGWNFFRVSIGLLPKFWYDLADEHGILIQNEYNMWNLRGRPAQYAVEYSDWIWQDGNHPSVVIWDALNEQKQEYIGRELIPQLRLIDPTRLWDLGFMKAEAGSRLDVFEYHWYPLAHGWWVGDDFIQQTREAFRFGKLNDKVAGLEHMKQANAPVIVNEFAWLWQNRDGLTSGVRTFGNFTEKDRVPHKVDYEYYEPDGSQLYESNRDVYEYYIGKDATADERWAFQAYLQAIETEMIRSTREADGVASFAYLTNNNGHTGDWFIHDIKDLIPSQALLSQYHVTRPFAAFLDIEDARYVKAPTVQKPGSSFNFNIMVVNDTAQVNTGTVHYKLLDPKGNIVSTGQQDVSVQPFWQTLVPVTMTLPEQTGGYLVMTELEDPKSKRMKQVSLRYIQIGDVKQPEYYNYIYQKPEGWPE; encoded by the coding sequence ATGAAGAAGCTAATATTATCACTTGCGATTGTCATCACGAGCCAAGCGCTTTTCGCACAGGTTACGGACATTATTTCATTGAATGGTGTGGTGCCTTTCGAGCAAACCCAAACGGCTTTCCCGCCAAGTAAATTTACACGCACCATCCCCGTACCCGGCTTGATCGACTTAGCCAAACCAAGAATTGACCAATACGAGGCTTACTTTTCGGGCACTCAACAACCCCGATACAACTGGTACAAATTCACTTTCAAAGTACCTAAATCGAAGCAAAACAAGACGGCCATACTCACCGCCCTCAAAAGCAGATTCAACACGCAAGTACTCCTCAATGGCATAGACTTGGGCACATATATGCAAAACAATACGCCTATCGATGTAGATCTCTCAGACTACTTGGTGTATGGCAAAGAAAATGTGCTCCTCCTGAGACTAGGCGAACGTGCATGGATGCCTAAAGATGCAGCTACTGGCTTCGACAGAGAAAAATACACAGACATCCCTGGTATATGGGATGATATTTCGATCAGCTTTGGTGGCCCTATCAGAGTACACAGAGCCCTCGCCTTACCAGACCTGGCTAGCCAGCAAGCCACGGTAAAAATACAACTTGAAAACTATGCCAAAATACTAGAGAGAAACACCGAATACAGCGCCATCGAATACACGCTAAAAGCACATATTCGTGAGAAAAAAAGCGGCACCATCGTAACAGATACAAAAACAATCTCAGGCAAAATCCAATGTCAGATCGAGCAGCAAGAACTACAGCTCATATTTGATTTCAATCAAGACATTCAACCTTGGTCGCCAGCAGATCCATTTCTATATGAAGCCGTAGTAGAAGTATCCGCAGATCGTAGGTTTTTCGACGATTTTGGTAACTCAGAAAGCATCAAGCCAGCTGATGATCAACCTTGGATAGGCCCGTCTGATCTAGAAACAGTCACTTTCGGTATGCGTGATTTCAAATCAGTAGAAAAATCATTTCAACTGAATGGACAAGAGATTGCACTCTTTGGTTCTACGCTTACGCTCAATAGATTTTTCGAAGACAGGGACAGAGCCCACCTCCCTTGGGATCGCGAATGGGTGGAGAAAATGATGATTGAAATACCGAGCGCTATGGGCTGGAACTTCTTCCGAGTAAGTATAGGGCTACTCCCTAAATTTTGGTACGATCTGGCCGATGAGCATGGTATTTTAATCCAAAATGAATACAACATGTGGAACCTAAGAGGCAGACCCGCCCAATATGCCGTAGAATACTCAGATTGGATCTGGCAAGATGGCAACCACCCCAGTGTGGTGATCTGGGATGCACTCAATGAGCAAAAACAAGAATACATCGGCAGAGAACTTATCCCACAGTTGAGACTGATCGACCCTACCAGATTATGGGATTTAGGTTTTATGAAAGCAGAAGCTGGTAGCAGACTGGATGTATTCGAATATCACTGGTACCCACTCGCTCATGGCTGGTGGGTAGGAGACGACTTTATCCAGCAGACACGCGAGGCTTTCCGATTTGGTAAACTCAACGACAAAGTAGCTGGGCTGGAGCATATGAAACAAGCCAATGCACCTGTGATCGTCAACGAATTTGCCTGGCTATGGCAAAACCGAGATGGCCTCACCTCTGGCGTCCGAACCTTCGGCAACTTCACCGAAAAAGATCGTGTGCCTCACAAAGTAGACTACGAATACTACGAACCAGACGGATCACAGCTCTACGAAAGCAACCGAGATGTGTACGAATACTACATAGGCAAAGACGCTACGGCAGACGAGCGATGGGCATTCCAAGCTTATCTACAAGCCATAGAGACAGAGATGATCCGATCCACCAGAGAAGCAGACGGTGTGGCTTCATTCGCCTACCTGACCAATAACAACGGACACACAGGCGACTGGTTTATCCACGACATCAAAGACCTAATTCCGTCGCAAGCATTGCTATCGCAATACCATGTGACTAGACCTTTCGCGGCGTTCTTAGACATCGAAGATGCCAGATATGTGAAAGCTCCAACGGTACAAAAACCCGGCAGCTCATTCAATTTCAACATCATGGTAGTGAATGACACCGCACAAGTAAATACAGGAACTGTACACTACAAACTACTAGACCCCAAAGGAAACATAGTCTCTACTGGACAGCAAGACGTATCCGTGCAGCCTTTCTGGCAAACACTCGTGCCTGTGACCATGACCCTCCCAGAGCAAACAGGGGGCTATTTAGTCATGACCGAGCTCGAAGACCCTAAGAGCAAGCGCATGAAACAAGTAAGCCTTCGCTATATCCAAATAGGTGATGTGAAGCAGCCTGAGTATTACAATTACATCTACCAAAAACCCGAAGGATGGCCAGAATAA
- a CDS encoding L-rhamnose/proton symporter RhaT produces the protein MGAILGVIFHAIGGFGAGSFYIPFKQVKQWSWESSWFILGLSAWLIVPFITAWFTIPDLWHVITQADSATQGWTYFFGLLWGIGGLTFGLSMRYLGVSLGMTIALGLCTAFGTLIPPIFKGTFAQLLQTDTGIITLSGILICLIGIAVVGYAGAQKEKETEMAADEEFNLTKGLTVATLSGLLSACFAFGLEAGAPIAQLALASGASDLFQNNAVLVWILWGGMTTNGLYCLYLNRKNRTTTDYTNPDTPLVKNYIWAALGGLTWYLQFFFYGMGTTYLGESLEFASWSIHMAFIIFFSNLWGIIYKEWVGASRNTMWVLALGLAIVMISILMIGLANTITH, from the coding sequence ATGGGAGCAATATTAGGAGTCATTTTTCACGCCATTGGCGGATTCGGAGCAGGCAGTTTTTACATTCCGTTCAAACAGGTCAAGCAATGGAGCTGGGAAAGTTCTTGGTTTATCTTGGGGCTCTCGGCCTGGCTCATCGTGCCTTTCATCACTGCTTGGTTTACCATACCAGACCTCTGGCATGTGATCACACAGGCCGATAGCGCTACGCAGGGCTGGACTTATTTCTTCGGCTTACTTTGGGGCATTGGCGGACTCACTTTTGGACTGTCCATGCGCTATCTGGGCGTGTCTCTAGGTATGACGATCGCACTAGGACTATGCACGGCTTTTGGCACTTTGATACCTCCCATTTTCAAGGGCACATTCGCACAGTTGCTACAAACCGATACAGGTATCATTACCCTTTCAGGAATTCTGATTTGCCTGATCGGTATCGCAGTGGTAGGCTATGCTGGCGCACAAAAAGAAAAGGAAACCGAAATGGCTGCCGACGAGGAGTTTAACCTCACTAAAGGCCTGACCGTGGCCACCTTGTCTGGGTTACTCAGCGCTTGCTTTGCTTTTGGCCTAGAGGCTGGGGCTCCCATCGCCCAACTGGCACTGGCCAGCGGTGCAAGTGACTTGTTTCAAAACAATGCCGTACTCGTATGGATACTATGGGGAGGCATGACTACCAACGGCCTCTACTGCCTCTATCTCAACCGAAAGAATCGCACGACAACCGACTATACCAACCCAGACACACCATTGGTCAAAAATTATATCTGGGCGGCACTGGGTGGTCTCACTTGGTATCTACAGTTTTTCTTCTACGGGATGGGCACTACCTATTTAGGAGAATCTTTAGAGTTTGCCAGCTGGTCTATACACATGGCATTCATTATTTTCTTTAGCAATCTGTGGGGTATCATCTACAAAGAATGGGTAGGCGCCTCTCGCAATACCATGTGGGTACTGGCGCTAGGCCTCGCCATCGTCATGATTTCTATACTGATGATCGGGCTGGCCAATACCATCACTCATTAA
- a CDS encoding polysaccharide lyase has protein sequence MKITSKILSTIAATYFGSASLFAQEIDVLSVDFESAALGVYDEDQIKNDFDTVSWAMTQNRGLILKDGKKGNVLQVIYPEGAVGPEQGGIQFVRPIPPATDYYLSYDVYFQDGFDFTKGGKLPGLTSGGANYTGGKHPENGEGWSARYMWTGQQQPIVYLYYIDMKEKYGEGVFLNATFKTGQWHTITQHIRLNTPGNKDALIEVWFDGNKVGWKKKFRLRKDDLGMIDTFYFSTFHGGATPDWAPKNNSFVKFDNIRVYTKPSKKKK, from the coding sequence ATGAAGATTACCTCAAAAATATTATCAACGATAGCCGCTACCTACTTTGGGTCTGCTAGCCTATTCGCACAAGAAATAGATGTACTATCGGTAGACTTCGAATCTGCCGCGTTGGGAGTATATGATGAAGATCAGATCAAAAATGACTTTGATACCGTCAGTTGGGCTATGACCCAAAACAGAGGACTGATCCTGAAGGATGGGAAAAAAGGAAACGTACTACAAGTCATTTACCCAGAAGGAGCTGTAGGCCCTGAGCAAGGCGGTATCCAATTTGTGCGACCGATCCCTCCCGCCACGGACTACTACCTGTCCTACGACGTATATTTTCAGGATGGTTTTGATTTTACCAAAGGTGGCAAGCTGCCTGGCCTCACCAGTGGCGGAGCCAACTATACAGGAGGCAAGCACCCAGAAAATGGCGAAGGCTGGAGTGCACGATACATGTGGACAGGTCAGCAGCAGCCCATCGTCTATCTATACTACATAGACATGAAAGAAAAATATGGTGAAGGTGTCTTTCTGAATGCCACGTTCAAAACTGGACAATGGCACACCATCACCCAGCACATCAGACTCAACACACCAGGCAACAAAGACGCACTCATAGAGGTGTGGTTTGACGGCAACAAGGTAGGATGGAAAAAGAAATTCAGACTGCGTAAAGACGACCTTGGCATGATCGATACTTTTTACTTTTCTACGTTTCATGGCGGCGCCACTCCTGACTGGGCTCCAAAAAACAACAGTTTTGTCAAATTTGACAATATCCGAGTCTACACCAAACCTTCGAAAAAGAAGAAATAA
- a CDS encoding polysaccharide deacetylase family protein translates to MSIFFALLLVCLVFGTQAQQSFNWPKGKKAAVVLTYDDAIDCHLDIVVPALDEYGYKGTFFLTGSAQSVANRSEAWRAIAANDHELANHTLFHPCRKVIPGERNFDWIRPEYDLDGYSFPQLINELNTANSLLHALDGKSERTFAYTCVDHTIQGVDFSDSIQHIFVAARGLSPVPESLRGVDPYLMPSTSAAELTGEQLIAEVKKAQANGTVITFLFHSVGGGYLNTSAEAHRELLDYLKQNQDKLWIDTFLNVTQHVQREQARLGW, encoded by the coding sequence ATGAGTATTTTTTTTGCGTTGCTTTTGGTCTGTCTTGTTTTTGGGACACAGGCACAGCAGAGTTTCAATTGGCCGAAAGGCAAAAAGGCCGCCGTGGTACTGACCTATGACGATGCCATAGATTGCCACTTGGATATCGTAGTGCCTGCGCTAGACGAGTACGGGTACAAGGGTACTTTTTTTTTGACGGGGAGTGCTCAGTCCGTTGCCAACAGATCCGAGGCTTGGCGTGCCATAGCCGCCAATGATCACGAATTGGCCAATCATACGCTGTTTCACCCCTGTAGAAAAGTGATACCAGGAGAGCGCAATTTCGATTGGATCAGACCAGAATATGATTTGGATGGCTATAGCTTTCCACAATTGATCAATGAGCTGAACACGGCCAATTCGCTGCTTCATGCATTGGACGGCAAGTCCGAAAGAACATTTGCTTACACTTGTGTGGATCACACCATACAGGGGGTAGATTTTTCTGATAGTATTCAGCATATTTTTGTGGCAGCTAGGGGATTGAGTCCAGTGCCTGAGTCGCTCCGGGGTGTAGATCCATATCTGATGCCGAGTACCAGTGCTGCAGAGCTGACTGGTGAGCAGCTGATCGCGGAGGTGAAAAAAGCACAAGCCAACGGCACGGTGATTACTTTTTTATTTCACAGTGTAGGCGGAGGCTATCTCAATACCTCTGCCGAGGCGCATCGTGAGTTGCTCGACTATTTGAAGCAAAACCAAGACAAGCTCTGGATCGATACTTTTTTGAATGTGACCCAGCATGTGCAGCGCGAACAAGCACGCTTGGGCTGGTAA
- a CDS encoding GDSL-type esterase/lipase family protein — MNNYQLVFGLFLALAMASCEQSYQRLPIAPLDEAVSYQSRIDIDQPTSVLVDLYWSGAAVRVSYEGDSLFATLQDERGDNYFNVIIDQDSVRLLSVDTTKTKYLLAAGLSSGSHTVELFKRTEWIRGKTTFFGFEVTGIAPKISKPAAKRRKMEFYGNSITAGYAVDDGSGADSPDSVYTNHYVSYASLVARHFDASYHSICRSGIGVMLSWFPMIMPEMYDRVVPTDSTRRWDFATYTPAVVVINLFQNDSWLIEKQEHPEFKARFGEEKPRETQIVAAYQEFVLKIRAEYPEAHIVCLLGNMNVTQAGSPWPGYVAQAVALLGDDRIYAHAVPFKETPGHPNRAEQELLAESLITFINNHIEW, encoded by the coding sequence ATGAACAACTATCAATTAGTTTTTGGTCTATTTCTAGCCTTAGCTATGGCGAGTTGTGAGCAGTCCTATCAGCGGCTGCCTATAGCTCCCCTAGACGAGGCTGTATCGTATCAAAGTAGGATAGATATAGATCAACCCACTTCGGTTTTAGTAGACCTGTATTGGTCGGGAGCGGCTGTGCGAGTGAGCTATGAGGGGGATTCGCTCTTTGCTACCCTTCAGGATGAGCGTGGCGACAATTACTTCAATGTGATCATAGATCAAGATAGTGTAAGGCTCTTATCTGTAGATACGACCAAGACTAAGTATCTATTGGCGGCTGGCTTATCCTCTGGTAGTCACACTGTAGAGCTATTCAAGCGCACCGAATGGATCAGGGGGAAAACTACTTTCTTCGGTTTTGAAGTCACGGGCATAGCACCTAAAATATCTAAGCCTGCGGCAAAGCGTAGAAAAATGGAGTTTTATGGTAATTCTATCACGGCGGGTTATGCGGTAGACGATGGGAGTGGGGCCGATTCTCCCGACAGTGTATATACCAACCACTATGTGAGCTATGCCTCGCTGGTGGCTAGACATTTCGACGCCTCATATCATAGTATTTGTAGGAGTGGAATAGGTGTGATGTTGAGCTGGTTTCCGATGATCATGCCAGAGATGTACGATCGAGTGGTGCCTACGGATAGCACGAGGCGATGGGATTTTGCTACGTATACACCAGCAGTGGTGGTGATCAATTTGTTTCAAAATGACTCTTGGCTCATCGAAAAACAAGAACACCCTGAATTTAAAGCTCGGTTTGGCGAAGAGAAACCTAGAGAAACTCAAATAGTAGCCGCATATCAGGAGTTTGTTTTGAAGATTAGAGCCGAATATCCTGAGGCGCATATCGTTTGCCTATTGGGCAATATGAATGTCACTCAAGCGGGTTCTCCTTGGCCTGGGTATGTGGCACAGGCTGTGGCACTTTTGGGTGATGACCGTATCTATGCTCATGCCGTGCCTTTCAAAGAAACGCCTGGCCATCCCAATAGAGCCGAACAGGAGCTATTGGCTGAGAGCCTTATTACATTTATCAACAACCACATCGAGTGGTAA
- a CDS encoding sodium:solute symporter family protein, whose translation MDIQIWTYLIVGISFALYIGIAIWSRAGSTEEFYVAGGHVPPWANGMATAADWMSAASFISMAGLISFMGFDGAVYLMGWTGGYVLLALLLAPYLRKFGKFTVPDFIGDRYYSNAARTVGVVCALIVSFTYVAGQMRGVGVVFARFLEVPINTGVIIGMVMVFFYAVMGGMKGITYTQVAQYCILIFAYMVPAIFISIQLTGEWLPQIGFGSQLADGSGTYLLDKLDGLHRELGFAEYTSGSKSTFDLFAITFALMAGTAGLPHVIVRFFTVPSMKDARISAGYSLVLIAILYTTAPAIAAFARTNLITTVSDAEYSSVPDWFKNWESTGLIQFDDKNNNGTIQYVADPATNELQIDRDIIVLANPEIARLPNWVIALVAAGGLAAALSTAAGLLLVISTSVSHDLIKKQFKPNISDKEELIWARVGAGVAVLVAGYFGINPPGFVAATVALAFGLAAASFFPAILLGIFDKRMNKEGAVAGMVTGTVLMLFYMMKYKLNAFGGGGSEDWWFGVSPEGFGTIAMVVNFVVSLVISRLYAAPPADVQAMVDRIREPGE comes from the coding sequence ATGGATATTCAAATATGGACCTATCTCATCGTTGGGATATCTTTTGCACTGTATATCGGTATTGCCATTTGGAGTCGGGCAGGTAGTACAGAGGAGTTTTATGTAGCGGGTGGGCACGTGCCTCCCTGGGCCAATGGCATGGCTACCGCAGCCGACTGGATGAGCGCTGCTTCTTTTATTTCTATGGCTGGGCTAATCTCTTTTATGGGATTCGATGGAGCTGTATATCTGATGGGTTGGACTGGCGGCTACGTACTTTTGGCGCTGCTTCTTGCACCCTACCTGAGAAAGTTTGGCAAATTTACCGTGCCCGATTTTATAGGAGATCGGTATTATTCTAATGCTGCCCGTACCGTTGGTGTGGTGTGTGCTTTGATTGTCTCTTTTACCTACGTAGCAGGTCAGATGCGAGGTGTAGGAGTAGTGTTTGCGCGCTTTCTCGAAGTGCCTATCAATACCGGTGTGATCATCGGTATGGTTATGGTATTTTTCTATGCCGTCATGGGCGGAATGAAAGGTATTACCTATACGCAGGTAGCCCAGTATTGTATTTTAATTTTTGCATACATGGTACCAGCTATTTTTATTTCTATTCAGCTCACAGGCGAATGGTTGCCGCAGATTGGTTTTGGTAGTCAGCTGGCGGATGGTTCTGGTACTTACCTGCTCGACAAGCTCGATGGCTTGCATCGGGAGTTGGGGTTTGCTGAGTACACCTCTGGTAGCAAATCTACCTTCGATCTGTTTGCTATTACCTTTGCATTGATGGCGGGTACTGCCGGGTTGCCACATGTGATCGTGCGTTTTTTTACTGTGCCCAGTATGAAAGATGCCAGAATATCAGCAGGCTATTCACTGGTGCTAATCGCTATCTTATACACCACAGCGCCAGCCATAGCGGCATTTGCTCGTACAAATCTAATCACAACGGTATCTGATGCGGAGTATAGTTCCGTGCCAGATTGGTTCAAAAACTGGGAATCTACTGGGCTAATCCAGTTTGATGATAAAAATAACAATGGTACCATTCAGTATGTAGCTGATCCCGCTACCAACGAGCTACAAATAGATCGGGACATTATCGTATTGGCTAATCCAGAGATAGCTCGCTTGCCCAATTGGGTGATCGCCTTGGTAGCAGCAGGAGGACTGGCTGCGGCCTTGTCTACAGCAGCAGGCTTGCTTTTGGTCATTTCTACTAGCGTGTCGCACGATTTAATCAAAAAACAGTTTAAACCTAATATTTCTGACAAAGAAGAATTGATATGGGCACGAGTGGGTGCAGGAGTGGCTGTACTTGTGGCTGGCTATTTTGGCATCAATCCACCTGGATTTGTCGCCGCTACAGTGGCCTTGGCATTCGGGTTAGCGGCAGCTTCATTTTTCCCAGCTATACTACTCGGTATTTTTGATAAGAGAATGAACAAAGAAGGTGCAGTAGCAGGCATGGTGACAGGTACGGTGCTGATGCTATTTTATATGATGAAATACAAACTCAATGCTTTCGGAGGCGGAGGCTCCGAAGATTGGTGGTTTGGCGTGTCTCCAGAAGGGTTTGGTACCATTGCTATGGTTGTCAATTTTGTGGTGTCGTTGGTTATTTCTAGACTATATGCTGCACCACCAGCCGATGTGCAAGCCATGGTTGACCGAATTCGTGAGCCAGGAGAATAG
- a CDS encoding DUF4212 domain-containing protein: MEKDRGRAYWRQNIRYLTILLSIWFLTSFGFGILWVDQLNQFRIGGFELGFWFAQQGSIYSFVIIIFVYVFLMNRLDAKYMSGNKEQQ; encoded by the coding sequence ATGGAAAAAGACAGAGGCAGAGCGTATTGGCGACAAAACATACGCTATCTCACCATCCTTTTAAGTATTTGGTTTCTCACCTCCTTCGGATTTGGAATCCTTTGGGTAGATCAATTGAATCAATTCAGAATCGGAGGCTTCGAATTAGGCTTTTGGTTTGCCCAGCAGGGCTCAATATATTCCTTTGTCATCATCATCTTCGTCTATGTATTTCTGATGAATAGATTGGATGCCAAGTACATGTCGGGCAATAAAGAACAGCAATAA